Part of the Thermococcus sp. 18S1 genome, AGCGCGGGTCGAGGTAGAGGTAGAGGCCCTCCATCACGACGGCGTTGAGGAAGTAGAAGAGCATCATAACCGCCGTCGCGAAGAACAGTATCTCGGGTGCGTAGGCGAATCCGTAGCCGTCCCCTATACGGGTCAGGCCGAAGGAAATCGCCATGAGGTAGCCGAGGCCGTGTATGTTGAATATGACCTCTATGAGCATCATCCCCGTCAGTATCTCCAGGAAGTTGTATGTGGTGAAGGTCAGGAACGCAGGCAACGCTGTCCTGAGGAGCTTGCGCATTATCCTGCCCTCTGGCAGACCCCTCGCCACGTCGTAGAGCACGTGATCACTGCTGCGCTCGTTCACTATCATGTTCCTGACGTTGAATGCGTACTCCCATAGGCTCGAGAATACCAGCGTTAGCACCGGCAGTGCGAGGGCCTTGAAGTAGGTTTCCGTCGAAAGGGTTCCGTGCACCTCGGCCCAGTTTATGGTTCCCTCGAAGTTTATGGGGAACAGGGACAGTTTCCAGTAGAAGATGAACAGGAACACCACGCCCACGAACCAGGAGGGCATGGCGGAGAAGGTCGGGGCCAGCACCGAGACGGCCTTATCGGCCCACCCTCGGTAGTACCCGGCCCTCAGTCCGAGGAAAAGCCCTATCAGGAGGAGAAAAACCTCCGTCAGCACGAGGAGGACGAGGCTCTTGACGGCAAAGGTCTCAAGACCCTCTCCCCTGACCTCAGGAGGATCGGTTAGGAACTTCCACGCGGCCGAGAAGTAGCTACTCACTGTGTCCACGACACTGCTCCCGTTGTTGGGATAAAACCTGTAAACCTTTCCAAGATCGTTCCGTTCAATCCTCAACTCTCCGCCGGCTATGACTGTTCCAATGACGAGGAGTGCAAGGATCAAAATGAGAATGTTCCTGATGATTACACGGGCAACACCCCTGACTTTAGTCATGGTCCCACCCGGAATGACATCGGTGTACTCTTTAAAACATTTACGAGCTCAAGTAATTTTGATCTAGTATAAGAATAAAATATGGATCAACGGTTTCAAAAAGATTAAAATATCACTCTTGGGCGGACGTATCCAGTCCCAGTTTCTGGTAGACAAATCTTTTCTGTTCCTCAGGCACCTCCGGCTTTGAGGTCTCCACCTCGGCCTTCTCCCGGTCCATGAGGCCATAGCGGACAAGGGCGGCTATTCTTCTGTGCTCGAAGCTGTGGCCGTGTTTCTCCCAGTAGCGCTCCAGGGCCGGGCCGAGGACGAGACAGTTGGTGGTGTAGCCCGGTAGCTCCGGAAACTCAAAGGGTAGCCTCTCCAGGATTTCGAGCCTCTCCCTCTCGGTCATCATGGAGAGAAGCCTTATCTGAGTCACGCCGCCGCTCATGCGTCTGTACGGGTGGTGGCCGAATGGGAGTTCGTGGCCGGTGATGATGTACTTATAGCCGTTTTTGAGCGCGTACTTTCTCAGCTTCTCCGTCGTTCTCTTGGAACAGCGTCTGCAGGGGGATTCGGCCTTCAGAAGTGCCTCGCGGAAGATATCGGAGTAGTCGTAGCGGAGCACTTTGAACGGAACGCCCAGTGCTCTGGCGGTTCTTTCCGCGTTCTCTATGGCCTCCCTCGCCATCAGTCCGTGGTCTATCATGACCGCCTCAAGCTCCGGGACCTTGTAGACCTCCTTTGCCAGGTAGAGGGCCACGGTACTGTCCTTTCCTCCGGAATAAGCGATGATGGCCCGGTCCACTTCTTTCATAATGTCCTCCAGTTCCCTTCGTATTTTCTCGGCGTCTATCCTGTGCTTCAGATATACCTGGCATTCCCTGCAGACGGGTTTTCCGTCGATGATGTCTATCTTCGCCGTCCTCTCATCGTGAATGCAGAGTGAGCACTTGAGCATGGTCTGGGAAAAGAGGGGATTCTTAAAAGCTTTATCCGGACCTCTTTGAAACCTTGGACTTCAGCTTGTCAGTGGTGTCCTTTGCTTTCTTCACCGTCTCGTCGGTCTTTCTCTTGCCCTTTTTCGTCGCGAAGAAGCCTACTGTAGCTATGGCGTTCTGGAGAAGAATCCCCCTGTTGTTCCTGGCTATGAACCAGCCGAAGAGCAGACCGAAGGCCAGTCCTGAGAGCCAGATTGATAGAATGAACGTGTTTGCGCTCATCCCGTTGGGGCTGAGAGTTACCGAGAAAGCCTTGTACGCCAGCGCAAAGGCGACGACGAAGATGGTTTCGAGCAGTATCGACAGCTTGGTCGCCATCCCGACTATCCCCAGAACCGTGCTGTCCTCCGTGTATTCCTCTATGACCCTCTGGTCGTGGATGCCGTAGATAAGGGTCCTGGTTATGTTCGCCCCGCTCCTGAAGGCGAGGAAGCCGAAGAATGCCGCGCTCCAGCTGGCCCCCCAGAGTTTCCAGAACGCCCAGACGCCCACGGTTATCCAGATCAGCGTGTAGAGTCTCTCGATGCCCTTCTTCTCGTTCTCTGGAACTTCAAGGCGGAGAACCTTCCTCCAGGCCATTCCCGTTAGACTTCCGAAGGCCCTCATCAGCATCAAGAATAGGTTGATGAAGAGAAACGCGGTCAGGAAGAGAAATGCGAAGAGCTCCCGAAGCACGGGGTATCCCCCCATGTCCCTCTGGTTCTATTTTGTCGGGCACTTATTTAACGCTTCCCCTCAGCGCTTCAGGAACTCCTCCTCTATCCTCCTGCTCAGCGACACGAAGGAGAGCGCCAGAAGGCCTATTGAAACCCCGACAGGAACCACCTGCCACCACGCCAGCCTGTAAGTTGCCCCTTCCCTTATGGTCTGGCTCATTATGGTTCCCCAGTTGAAGCCCGGCACGATGTTGAAGAAGCCCAGGAGGGTTATGAACGCTATTGTTCCGGGGACGGCGAGGGCAAACTGATAGACGGTGTAGGGCACCAGAACCTTTGAGACGTGCTTCCTGAGAATCCATAGGGAACTCCCGCCGAGCGCCCTGGCTGATTCGACGTACTCCTTTCTCAGCTCCTCCTCCACCATCGAGCGGACGTTTCGGGAGACGTTCCCCATCATCAGGATCCCCACGATGAGGGCTATCGCGAGTGGACTGGCCTTGATAACGTAGTTCTCGTCTATCACGGCCACGAGAACCACCGCGGACACGGCCACCGGAAGAACAGGGGTTACCGTCACGAGCCGCGATACGAAATCCGCTATCTTGCCCACCCAGCTCGAGAGGACGCTCAGAGTTCCCAGAACCAGGGCCAGGCCAACCGTTGCGAGGGAGCCGAGGATGGCTATGACTATGGTTTCCCTCATCCCCCAGATGAAGCCGGTCCAGACGTCCCTCCCAACGGTGTCGGTTCCCAGGAGGCCGTAGCTCTTTCCAAGCACCCTTATCCTTGGCTCCTTCTCCGCGCCCTCAACCACTATCCTGTACTCCCCCTTCAGGAATTCCGGATGGTCCAGGCAGTCCTCGGTGGGCTTCGAGAATATTACGTTGAAGGCATCGTGGAACAGCAGGTTCCCGCCGTCTGGAGTCACGTTGCACTTCTCCCCCGCTATCCCGACGAACACGCTGGGGTTCTTGGAGAAGTGTATTTCGCCGAAAACGTAGCCGTCCCAGAGAACGTATTCCCGCCCATCCGGCCCGATGATCTTTATCCTCATCACTCCCGTCGAGTTTGGAATGAAGATGATATCTGAGGGTGAGGACGAGTAATGGAAGTCGTAGGTAAAGACGAACGCCCCCGCCTGATGCTCCCCCGGGAGCCACTCCGTCTTTGGAAGTCCCACCAGCTTGCCGTACCATTCCGGCGGAACCCCCTGCGGGTTAAAACGCCAGTAGCTGAGATTGTCCCAGTTCTCAACGTCCTCGCGGTTCAGGGTGTGGGGGCCGATGATGGAGACCAGGATAAACGATAGAATTATCACCACCGCCGCCCGGGTTGAGAGGTTTCTCTCAAACATTCCGCCTCACCCTGGGGTCGAGCTTCAGGTACAGCGCCTCCATGACCGCCGAGTTCAGGAAGTAGAGCAGAACCATGACCGCGGCAACGAAGAAGAGGGCGTTTCCATGAAATACGAACGTTGATTCTATCTCCCCACTGGGCGATACGTAGTAGTCCTTTCCCGCGGAGTGTGCGAAGACGTAGCCTATCCCGTTCACGTTGAAGAGCTTTTCAACGGCCATCGCGTTTATCAGCAGACCGAGGAAGTTGTAGCTCGTGAAGGTCAGGAACGAGGGGAGAACCGTTCTGAGGAGCTTTTTCATTATCCGCCTGTCGGGAAGGCCCTTGAGCACGTCGGCGAAGAAGTGCTCCTCATGGGTTTCCTTCTTCACAAGGGTTCTCACGTTGAAGGCGTAGATGACGACGTTGGCGAAGGTCAGGGTGAGGACGGGAAGGAGGAGGGCGTTCAGGTAGGTTAAAACGCTTATCTCCCCCGTGGCCTTGGCGTGGGCGATGTAGCCCATGTAATCTATGGTGGACAAGTCCAGCCGCCACCAGAGCATCCACAGCAGGAATATCGCCCAGAACCAGCCAGGAATGGCGGAGAATATCGGTGCCAGGGCGGAGAGAATTCTGTCCCACCAGCCTCCGCGATAGCCGGCCTTCAGCCCCCAGTAGAGGCCCAGCAGGAACACCAGGACCATCGTCAGCAGGAGAACCGTGAAGGTCGTCAGTATTGCCCTCTCCGGTGTCGTCCGAAAGGCCTTTTCAAAAACCTCACGGGGAGAGGGGTGGTATATTTTGGCCGTCATGTTTCCGTATCTTACCACGACGACGCTTCCGTTCTTCCTGCTGAACAGGGCGAGGGAGAAATTGACGTACTCGTAGGTTTTTTCCAAGCTTTCCCTTATCCCCATCTCCCCTACGGGGAGGCCGGACTTCTTCAGCTCGATTGAGTCTATCTTGTGCTCGGCCTGGGCTATTAGAACGCCCGTGATGATGAGAACAATTATAAGCAGTGTTACGTTCTCCAGGATTTTGCCAATGAATCTCATTCCTGGAGCACCGTGGTAATGTACGCCCTCCGCTTAAAAAGCTTTCCATCATAACAGAAGGGGATTAAGAATGGGGAAATATTCCCCGTTGTGTAGAAAAATGGTGCCAGAGTTACACCCTTTCCCTCTTCATCGCCGGTGCCACGTCCCTGGCGACGCGCCTCGCGCTGAAGAGTGTCAGCGGATCCATCGTCCGATACACCGCCAGCTGACAGCCGCTTATACGGACGTCTATGTGCTCCTTCGCTTCCATGGCCGCCTTCAGGTACTCCTTTACGCTCTCTGCCCTCTCGAAATCGAGACCGGCCTTCTTCAGCCTATCAACGTTCAGCTCGTGAATTGTGAGCGGCTGGAGCATCATCTCGTCTATTCCGAGGGAGGCGGCAAGCTCCGCTATCTTCGGTATGTCATCGTCGTTGATGCCGGGCATGAATATGGTTCTGACGATGGAGCGGACGCTCTCATCCCTGCCCACTATTCTAAGGGCGTTGACGACGGCATCGAAGGTGTCCGCGTTGGTTATTTTGAGGTGCTTCTCCCTGCTCGCCGCGTCGAGGCTTATCATGACCAGGTCGAAGTCGAGTTTGCCCCATAGCTCCTCCGTCAGCAGTGAGCCGTTGGTCTGAAGGTCGAGCCTTGCCTCCGGAAACCTCTCGCGGAGCATCTTGTTTACCTCGACTATGCGAGGGCTTATCAGCGGCTCGCCGTACTGAGAAACGGTTATCGCGTACGGCCTGTCCCAGCCGTAGTAGCCGGGCTTTGGGGCCTTTCCGAGCTTAACCGCGACGTTCGAGTAGCAGAAGATGCAGTCGTGGTTGCAGGCGGGGGTAAGTTCGTAGCTCGGGTGATGAACGGGATTCGGGTTGCTCAAATCCAGTCCCTGGCAGCCCTGACAGTGGGTTGGGAACTTCAAATCCATGACGAACTTCTTCAGCAGTCTGGCCTCCCTGTTCTCAAGGATCTGGGGCTCCACACCCATACTTCTCGCGAACTCCTCCCAGCTCATCTTCTTCATTCTCTCACCGGCCGAAACGGAGAAAAGGGGTTTAAAAACCTGATTGGTCAGAGCAGTCCCCTCAGCTGGAAGCCGTCGAAGACCGGCCCGTCCCTGCAGACGAGGTACTTCCCGAGGTTGCAGGAACCGCATACGCCGATTCCACATTTCATGTATCTCTCCGCGGAAATCTGGATGTTCCTGTAGTCCATGACACCGAGAACTGCCCTCAGCATCGGCTCCGGGCCGCAGGCGTAGGCTTGGTCAAACTCCCCCTTTCTCTCGGCGAGAATCTCCGTCGGGAAGCCCTTTCTCCCTGCGGAGCCGTCGTCGGTCGTGATTATGGCATCGTCCACGTAGTTCTCGATGTCCATCAGCGCAAGCTCGTCCTTCGAGCGGGCACCGTAGATGAGAGTTATCCTCTCAAACTTGCTCCGGTGCTGCCTCGCGAAGGCGTAGAGCGGGGGAATCCCTATTCCACCGCCGACGAGGACTACTCGTTTCCCTTTCGGCTCGAAGCCCCTGCCGTACGGCCCCCTAATCCAGATGTAATCCCCCTCAGCCAGCTCAAAGAGCCTTGATGTGAAGGGACCGACCCTTTTGACGACTATCAAGTCCCTCCAGGCCAGGCTGAAGGGTTTCTCGCCAACCCCCGGAAGCCATGCCATTATGAACTGCCCCGCGTTGAATTCGAGCTTTTTGTCGAATCGGAACGCTTTAACGTCCTTGGCTACATTCCAAACTTCCCTAAGCGCTACCCTTTCCAGCATTTATCCTAACCCCCTGGGGCTTTCCTAGGATTTCGTCCTCTTCCATAACGACGTTTCCCCTGAGAATCGTCATCACAACTTTCCCCCTCAGTTTTCTGCCCTCCCACGGGCTCCATTTTGCCTTCGTGTAGAATTCCTCCGGCTTAACTACCCACTCTTTCTTAAGGTTCACCACAGTAAAGTCGGCATCTTTGCCAACTTCGAGACCCTTGTTATTTATTCCAAATATTCTAATTGGATCTGTGTGCATCTTCTCAACGATGTCAGAAAGCTCGAGCATCCCCCTGTTCACCGCGTCTAGAAGGAGGGCCACCTCGGTTTCCAGTCCGGGTATCCCTGCCGCGCCGGATTCCTTGTCCTCCTGTGTGTGTGGTGCATGGTCGCTGGCTATGAGTGGAATGCGGGAAAAGTTCCTCCAGAGTGCCCTCCTGTGTTCCTCATCCCTCAGTGGGGGATAAACCTTGAGGAACGGGTTCCCCTCGTAGTCTCTCCTCGTCAGAAAGAGATGGTGTGGCGTGACTTCGAAGCTTACCCACGGAAGGTTTCTCCCCAGTATCGCCCCGATTCCATCGGCAGTCGATACGTGGCAGATGTTAAGTGGCTTCCTCAGCTTTTCCACCGCGTTTAATGCCCTGTTTATTGCCCTGATTTCGGCTTCCGGCGGCCTCTCGGGGTTTTTCAATATTACCTCGGCGTCCTCGGCATGAACGCTGACGATCTTTGGGGCGCAGGAGTAATCGCTTTCAAAGTCTTTGGAAAAAATTCCTCCCGTTGAGGCGCCCATGAATATTTTGTAGAAGTCCGCGCCGGCCTTTGAGGCCTCTCCGCAGTTGTTTCGTATCAGAAAACTCAGGGCGTAGTCGGCGTAGGCCTTTCCCTCAAACAGCGCTTTCCTCCGTTCAAACGTCTCAACATCCAAGACGGGCGGCTGGGTGTTGGGCATGTCGAAGACCGCCGTTATCCCCCCGTGAACCGCCGCCATCGTGCCGGTTTCAACGGTTTCCTTTTTTCTCTGGTCAAAATCCCTTAGGTGGACGTGTACGTCTATCAAGCCCGGGAGTATGACCTTTCCACGACCAATTTGAATGGTTTCTTCTCCCCTCAGCTCGCCCTTTGAGACACGCAGAATCTTGCCGTCAGAAACCCCTATGCTTCCTTCTATCAGTTTCCCACCCGTCAGGAGCTTCCCTTTTAGAACTAGGTCGTACATAGTGCCCGCTTGAGGATGGATACGTTGCCATTTTAAGTTTTTTGCCTTACCGGATGAGAGGGGGTCCATCAAAAAGGTCGCTAACGATTTTTTGGGCTTTCCCCACGTTTGTGTGCTCTTTTTTGAAAATTTTATCTGGTTTACTATTTTTTGATGGCAGTAGGTCGGCATACGGTGGCACAATTAGCCTGAGGCCATGTGATAGCTTTATTGAAGACGATTGGCCGCATGTCCTCTTGTTTTCACCGGCGTTACTTTTACAAGAACGTAACCCTTAAATAGGCTTTCAATGTATATTGTCATGCCATTATACACCACATATGGCAATATTGCCAAAAAGTGAAGGAGGCAGTGGAGTATGAAGAAGGCTTTGGGATTGTTTATTATGGGTTTGATGTTGTTTAGTTTGTTTGCCATCCACCCGGTTAGCGCGGCGGACTACACGCCGAAGGACATACCGCTGGACAGCCAGGATGCAAAGGACAGGTTCAAGGCCGACCTCCAGTGGTACCTTAAGTACGGCCACTTCGTGATCAGCAACGGTCCTTACATCCTCTCAATGTACTCACCCGAGAACCTCTACCTCAAGCTTGAGAAGTTTAATGGAAAGAGGACTGTTTTCAATGATGACCCCAAGCTTCCGAAGGACGGTTATGCCGACGTTATCGAGTACCAGGGTGTCCAGAACGAGGAGACCATAATCCTCCAGGTCGCCAAGGGTGAGTTCGACATCGGTCTCTTCGCCTTCGGTGCCAACAAGTACCAGGGTCTTGGAAGCGACGTTCTCGCCAACCTCAACCTCTACAAGAGCGCCAGCTCCTCCGTTGAGCTGAGCATCAACCCGTACAAGGACCCTGACCAGGACGCTCCGATCGTCACCGTTGGTGACAACGTTTACTTCAACCCGTTCGCCATCAGGAAGGTTAGGTTCGCCATGAACTGGCTCATCAGCAGGAACTACATCATCCAGAACATCTACCAGGGTAGCGGTGCCGCCGCCCTCAGCGGTATAACCCCGAGCGACCCGGCTGCCAAGTACTTCACCCCGGTCTACGACGCTCTCCACCTCACCGCCGACGGTAACGAGGACCTCGCCCTCAAGATGATAAGCGACGCTATGCAGGAGGCCGCCCAGCAGGTCGCCGCTGCTGGCCACACCCTCGAGAAGAAGGATGACGGTTACTGGTACTTCGACGGCCAGCCGGTTGAGGTTAAGTTCGTCATCCGTACCGAGGACGAGAGGAAGGACATAGGCCTTTACATCTCCGACCTCCTCGAGAAGAAGGTCGGATTTAAGGTTGATAGGATGCTTCTTGACAGGCAGAAGGCGAGCGAGATCGTCTTCAGGAAGCCGATCAGCACTTACGAGTGGAACCTTTACACTGGCGGTTGGGGTGCTGGTGGTCTTGGAAGCATGTACCCTGACTGGCAGATTTACTACTGGTACTCACCGCTCGGATACTACCCGAACTTCATCGACCCCAGGCACCAGCCCGACGTCACCGTTGAGGACGCCCTCAAGTTCATAGGCGACGGCAGCGTTACCGCTGGTCTCCAGAAGCTCGAGACCAAGTACTACACCAGCGAGGAGAGCCTTGGCCCGATACTCAAGTGGACCACCAAGGAGATCGGTTACCTCCTGCTCATGACCCAGTACACTGACCCGGCTACCAACACCACCATCGTCCTCAACAACGCCGACCAGTACTGGGACCTCCAGAAGATCGGTATCACCATCGGTCTCATGGACAGCGTTAGGATCTTCCTCGTTGAGAACTGGGAGTTCTACCCGGTTAACAAGCAGAGGGTTACCGACATCGTCAGCGACCCGAGCGTTGGTATTGCCAGCAGGTGGAGCCTCATGAGCGCCAAGACCCCGGACAAGCACCTCAAGGTCGCCCAGTTCGCCTCGACCGGTGCCCTCTTCATGAGCGCTATCAACCCGGTTGGAGGTATCACTGACGTTTACAGCACCAGGCTCTGGAACCTCATCCACGACACCGGTGGAACCATCAACTTCGACGGTATATACGTCCCGTACAGGTGCAAGTGGACCCTTGAGAGGGGCGAGTTCAAGGTTCCGGACGATGCGGTCATCTACAACCAGACCCAGGGCTGGATTGCTGCCCACGCTGGCGAGACCGCCAAGGCTAAGGTTACCGTCACCTGTGACATGGGTGAGTGGCAGAACGGCGTGAAGATGACCGTTGACGACATCAAGTACTACATTGCCTTCTACTACACCTGGGCTTACAAGGACACTCCGGACGACCCGTACTACGACAGCGCCCTGAGTGACACCGCCGCTACCTTCCAGACCTTCCTTGGCTTCCAGTTCACCGACAACGGTTACGTGGTTTACGGTAACTACGTCCACCCGTTCGCGGACGACGTTACTGCGGGCAACTACATCCTCTACCCGAGCATGCCGTGGGAGATGTACTGGGCCATGGGTGAGCTCGTCGCCAACGGCGACGCCTACGACGCCAGCAGCAAGTACTCCTTCAGCAGCAGCGGTGAGGGACTCCTCCAGCTCGACCTCCTCACCAAGCAGCACGTCGATGACCTCGCCAAGGTCATCCTCAAGATCTCCGGCCTCACCTGGGACGAGATAACCAGCACCACGACCACCACCGAGACCGGTCCGACCACCACCGCTCCGACCACCTCCAGCGAGACCCCGAGCGGCGGAACCAGCACCACCACCTACGTCGTCGTCGGCCTGGTGATAATCATCATCGCCGCGGCCGCCTGGTACTTCACCAAGAAGAAGTGAAGTAGTTTCGTTCTTTCCCCTCTTTTTTGAACTTTTACCGCACTTCTGACGGTTCTTTCCAAGCCCCATAGTGCACTTCTATGAAAATGTGCACATCTATGCAGTAAGATATATAAAGTCAGTTTTACAATGTTGAAAAAGATACATTAAACACGAGCAACCTACGTGGGGGTGAAAAAATGGGGTATCTAAAGTACCTTGTGTTTAGAATTCTGAACGCTATCCTCGTTCTACTGATTGTGACCTTTATTATCTCGGCACTCTTTGTTAAGGTTGCAGAACAGAGCAACCTAGCAAAGATGAACGATGAGATGATGCAATGGGATAGGACCACAGGTCAGAATATTCTGAGAACACAGGGTCAAGACGCTTACGAAAAAGCGAAGGCTGAGTATGAGCAGTTCCTCAGGGAAAAGTACGAGCTCAACCTCCCGTACTGGCAGAAGGTTTACAATAAAGCCATACGTACACTGAAGCTTGATTTCGGAACCACCACCACGCCCATCTTCGGAACCAACAACGTCTCCGACATCATCAAGGTTGCCGTTCCGAGGAGCATTCTGCTCTTCACGACCGCGACGATAATAGTTATCATCCTGGGTATCTTCCTTGGAGTCAGGGCCGCCAGGCACGCCGGCAGTGTCTTCGACAGGGGTCTGTCTATCTTCGCACTGCTCACCTACAGTCTGCCCATGTGGTGGACCGGAATGATGTTCCTCCTGATATTCGCCTACAAGCTCGGCTGGTT contains:
- a CDS encoding ABC transporter permease, with amino-acid sequence MTKVRGVARVIIRNILILILALLVIGTVIAGGELRIERNDLGKVYRFYPNNGSSVVDTVSSYFSAAWKFLTDPPEVRGEGLETFAVKSLVLLVLTEVFLLLIGLFLGLRAGYYRGWADKAVSVLAPTFSAMPSWFVGVVFLFIFYWKLSLFPINFEGTINWAEVHGTLSTETYFKALALPVLTLVFSSLWEYAFNVRNMIVNERSSDHVLYDVARGLPEGRIMRKLLRTALPAFLTFTTYNFLEILTGMMLIEVIFNIHGLGYLMAISFGLTRIGDGYGFAYAPEILFFATAVMMLFYFLNAVVMEGLYLYLDPRSGRRGE
- a CDS encoding dihydroorotase codes for the protein MYDLVLKGKLLTGGKLIEGSIGVSDGKILRVSKGELRGEETIQIGRGKVILPGLIDVHVHLRDFDQRKKETVETGTMAAVHGGITAVFDMPNTQPPVLDVETFERRKALFEGKAYADYALSFLIRNNCGEASKAGADFYKIFMGASTGGIFSKDFESDYSCAPKIVSVHAEDAEVILKNPERPPEAEIRAINRALNAVEKLRKPLNICHVSTADGIGAILGRNLPWVSFEVTPHHLFLTRRDYEGNPFLKVYPPLRDEEHRRALWRNFSRIPLIASDHAPHTQEDKESGAAGIPGLETEVALLLDAVNRGMLELSDIVEKMHTDPIRIFGINNKGLEVGKDADFTVVNLKKEWVVKPEEFYTKAKWSPWEGRKLRGKVVMTILRGNVVMEEDEILGKPQGVRINAGKGSA
- a CDS encoding ABC transporter substrate-binding protein → MLFSLFAIHPVSAADYTPKDIPLDSQDAKDRFKADLQWYLKYGHFVISNGPYILSMYSPENLYLKLEKFNGKRTVFNDDPKLPKDGYADVIEYQGVQNEETIILQVAKGEFDIGLFAFGANKYQGLGSDVLANLNLYKSASSSVELSINPYKDPDQDAPIVTVGDNVYFNPFAIRKVRFAMNWLISRNYIIQNIYQGSGAAALSGITPSDPAAKYFTPVYDALHLTADGNEDLALKMISDAMQEAAQQVAAAGHTLEKKDDGYWYFDGQPVEVKFVIRTEDERKDIGLYISDLLEKKVGFKVDRMLLDRQKASEIVFRKPISTYEWNLYTGGWGAGGLGSMYPDWQIYYWYSPLGYYPNFIDPRHQPDVTVEDALKFIGDGSVTAGLQKLETKYYTSEESLGPILKWTTKEIGYLLLMTQYTDPATNTTIVLNNADQYWDLQKIGITIGLMDSVRIFLVENWEFYPVNKQRVTDIVSDPSVGIASRWSLMSAKTPDKHLKVAQFASTGALFMSAINPVGGITDVYSTRLWNLIHDTGGTINFDGIYVPYRCKWTLERGEFKVPDDAVIYNQTQGWIAAHAGETAKAKVTVTCDMGEWQNGVKMTVDDIKYYIAFYYTWAYKDTPDDPYYDSALSDTAATFQTFLGFQFTDNGYVVYGNYVHPFADDVTAGNYILYPSMPWEMYWAMGELVANGDAYDASSKYSFSSSGEGLLQLDLLTKQHVDDLAKVILKISGLTWDEITSTTTTTETGPTTTAPTTSSETPSGGTSTTTYVVVGLVIIIIAAAAWYFTKKK
- a CDS encoding 7-cyano-7-deazaguanine synthase, yielding MLKCSLCIHDERTAKIDIIDGKPVCRECQVYLKHRIDAEKIRRELEDIMKEVDRAIIAYSGGKDSTVALYLAKEVYKVPELEAVMIDHGLMAREAIENAERTARALGVPFKVLRYDYSDIFREALLKAESPCRRCSKRTTEKLRKYALKNGYKYIITGHELPFGHHPYRRMSGGVTQIRLLSMMTERERLEILERLPFEFPELPGYTTNCLVLGPALERYWEKHGHSFEHRRIAALVRYGLMDREKAEVETSKPEVPEEQKRFVYQKLGLDTSAQE
- a CDS encoding ABC transporter permease — translated: MFERNLSTRAAVVIILSFILVSIIGPHTLNREDVENWDNLSYWRFNPQGVPPEWYGKLVGLPKTEWLPGEHQAGAFVFTYDFHYSSSPSDIIFIPNSTGVMRIKIIGPDGREYVLWDGYVFGEIHFSKNPSVFVGIAGEKCNVTPDGGNLLFHDAFNVIFSKPTEDCLDHPEFLKGEYRIVVEGAEKEPRIRVLGKSYGLLGTDTVGRDVWTGFIWGMRETIVIAILGSLATVGLALVLGTLSVLSSWVGKIADFVSRLVTVTPVLPVAVSAVVLVAVIDENYVIKASPLAIALIVGILMMGNVSRNVRSMVEEELRKEYVESARALGGSSLWILRKHVSKVLVPYTVYQFALAVPGTIAFITLLGFFNIVPGFNWGTIMSQTIREGATYRLAWWQVVPVGVSIGLLALSFVSLSRRIEEEFLKR
- a CDS encoding dihydroorotate dehydrogenase electron transfer subunit; protein product: MLERVALREVWNVAKDVKAFRFDKKLEFNAGQFIMAWLPGVGEKPFSLAWRDLIVVKRVGPFTSRLFELAEGDYIWIRGPYGRGFEPKGKRVVLVGGGIGIPPLYAFARQHRSKFERITLIYGARSKDELALMDIENYVDDAIITTDDGSAGRKGFPTEILAERKGEFDQAYACGPEPMLRAVLGVMDYRNIQISAERYMKCGIGVCGSCNLGKYLVCRDGPVFDGFQLRGLL
- a CDS encoding ABC transporter permease, whose protein sequence is MRFIGKILENVTLLIIVLIITGVLIAQAEHKIDSIELKKSGLPVGEMGIRESLEKTYEYVNFSLALFSRKNGSVVVVRYGNMTAKIYHPSPREVFEKAFRTTPERAILTTFTVLLLTMVLVFLLGLYWGLKAGYRGGWWDRILSALAPIFSAIPGWFWAIFLLWMLWWRLDLSTIDYMGYIAHAKATGEISVLTYLNALLLPVLTLTFANVVIYAFNVRTLVKKETHEEHFFADVLKGLPDRRIMKKLLRTVLPSFLTFTSYNFLGLLINAMAVEKLFNVNGIGYVFAHSAGKDYYVSPSGEIESTFVFHGNALFFVAAVMVLLYFLNSAVMEALYLKLDPRVRRNV
- a CDS encoding ABC transporter permease, with protein sequence MGYLKYLVFRILNAILVLLIVTFIISALFVKVAEQSNLAKMNDEMMQWDRTTGQNILRTQGQDAYEKAKAEYEQFLREKYELNLPYWQKVYNKAIRTLKLDFGTTTTPIFGTNNVSDIIKVAVPRSILLFTTATIIVIILGIFLGVRAARHAGSVFDRGLSIFALLTYSLPMWWTGMMFLLIFAYKLGWFPLSSMFDPQLTGWEHVKDVIYKLTLPVFTYVFVVFGGWAWTTRNIMIGTLQEDFIMAARAKGVPEHKIIYGHALRAAAPPIVTMIIFALLGSLGGAIISELVFNYPGMGRLYWVALQQNETNLLIGLTYFFTVLYLAGVVLADMVYGFLDPRVKVGASAKM
- a CDS encoding radical SAM protein, producing MKKMSWEEFARSMGVEPQILENREARLLKKFVMDLKFPTHCQGCQGLDLSNPNPVHHPSYELTPACNHDCIFCYSNVAVKLGKAPKPGYYGWDRPYAITVSQYGEPLISPRIVEVNKMLRERFPEARLDLQTNGSLLTEELWGKLDFDLVMISLDAASREKHLKITNADTFDAVVNALRIVGRDESVRSIVRTIFMPGINDDDIPKIAELAASLGIDEMMLQPLTIHELNVDRLKKAGLDFERAESVKEYLKAAMEAKEHIDVRISGCQLAVYRTMDPLTLFSARRVARDVAPAMKRERV